In Xylanibacter ruminicola 23, a single genomic region encodes these proteins:
- a CDS encoding sensor histidine kinase: protein MHKNRYKYVSIVSAVAVLLLLTLYMWMTYRSVTKDMTERAGNQLTWAMFYESYTRADLVTADDTLSLSEARGNISLASSVEGMNDALSKDYQSEISLDTVALYVDSLLSVADINRNVTILEVDSNKNVLRRNNELNTSWSLLTRPVSIRRDQSRAIQLALNNPYPELAQKLSPLFLLSAFILGFFAIIIVQLLKFITEQEQMAELRNDFSYAMVHDMKSPLSSIIMGAHFLHSGKVDDKPQIKEKYYTIIEEEAEHLLALVNKLLTISKLENKKLILNKWDIDIEPIIADLIEKAKAKADKPLEIITDLKIRNVLADEQYLTEAIANLLDNAIKYSKDEIKIKISSIDTDKNVLLKVRDNGIGITKEEQQIIFDKFGRAAIHEKNRKGGVSGFGLGLNYVDQVMQAHGGKVTVSSEKDKFSEFTLYIPKNV from the coding sequence ATGCATAAAAACAGGTATAAATACGTGTCGATTGTGAGTGCGGTGGCAGTTCTGCTACTGCTGACTCTTTATATGTGGATGACCTATCGTTCTGTCACCAAGGATATGACGGAACGCGCTGGTAACCAGCTCACTTGGGCCATGTTCTATGAGAGCTACACACGTGCCGACCTGGTAACAGCCGACGATACACTCAGTCTGTCAGAAGCACGAGGTAACATATCGTTAGCCTCGTCGGTTGAGGGTATGAACGATGCTCTGAGCAAAGATTATCAATCAGAGATCTCACTCGATACTGTTGCGCTCTATGTCGACTCGCTGCTGAGTGTAGCTGATATTAACCGCAACGTAACCATATTGGAGGTAGATTCGAACAAGAATGTGCTCAGGCGTAACAACGAGCTTAACACCTCGTGGTCGCTACTCACACGCCCCGTCAGCATTCGTAGAGACCAATCGCGAGCCATCCAGCTAGCACTTAACAACCCCTATCCCGAATTGGCTCAGAAACTGAGTCCACTCTTTCTGTTGAGTGCATTTATTCTTGGTTTCTTTGCAATCATTATTGTGCAGCTGTTGAAGTTTATTACCGAGCAGGAGCAGATGGCCGAGTTGCGTAACGACTTCTCGTATGCGATGGTTCACGATATGAAATCGCCGCTTTCATCGATAATTATGGGTGCACACTTCCTGCATAGCGGTAAGGTTGACGACAAGCCACAGATTAAAGAAAAGTACTATACCATCATTGAAGAAGAAGCCGAACACCTGTTGGCACTCGTCAACAAACTGCTCACCATCTCAAAACTCGAGAACAAAAAGCTGATTCTGAACAAGTGGGATATAGACATAGAACCAATAATTGCCGATTTAATCGAGAAAGCAAAGGCCAAAGCCGACAAGCCTCTCGAGATTATTACAGATCTGAAAATAAGGAATGTGCTGGCCGACGAGCAATACCTTACAGAGGCTATTGCCAACCTGCTGGATAACGCCATTAAATACTCGAAGGACGAGATAAAAATCAAGATTTCATCGATAGACACCGACAAAAATGTACTCTTAAAGGTACGCGATAACGGTATAGGTATCACCAAGGAAGAGCAGCAGATTATCTTCGACAAGTTCGGTCGTGCTGCCATCCACGAAAAGAACCGCAAAGGCGGCGTATCAGGCTTCGGCTTAGGTCTGAACTATGTCGATCAGGTTATGCAGGCCCATGGCGGCAAGGTGACGGTATCGAGTGAGAAAGACAAATTTTCAGAGTTTACACTTTATATCCCAAAGAACGTATGA
- a CDS encoding response regulator transcription factor: protein MIKLLLVEDDESLAYIEKTGLEDIIGGYEVITAKNGKEGVKVWEETHPDVIISDIDMPVMNGFEMVERIRETDGDVIIIFTSALTSPNDVKAGYRLGINNYVKKPFVPEELDAHIQALMKMRGGAKTQNETSHYKLGKFTLDANHATLRNDETGEAQTITQREAQILQLLAENKNNVVRREAILSRFWNTEDDYFASRSLDVFVNKLRKVLADEPKITLKTVRGIGLQLLVNA from the coding sequence ATGATCAAGTTATTATTAGTTGAAGACGACGAATCACTCGCTTACATCGAGAAGACAGGTCTGGAAGACATTATTGGTGGCTACGAAGTAATTACCGCCAAGAATGGCAAGGAAGGTGTGAAAGTTTGGGAGGAAACGCATCCCGACGTGATTATATCGGATATCGACATGCCTGTAATGAATGGTTTCGAAATGGTGGAACGTATCCGCGAAACAGACGGCGACGTAATCATCATCTTCACTTCGGCCCTCACTTCGCCCAACGATGTAAAGGCCGGTTATCGCTTAGGCATCAATAACTATGTAAAGAAGCCCTTCGTACCAGAGGAGTTAGACGCTCATATCCAAGCGCTTATGAAGATGCGTGGTGGCGCTAAGACGCAGAACGAGACCAGTCACTACAAACTGGGAAAATTCACGTTGGATGCCAATCACGCCACTCTTCGCAACGACGAAACAGGCGAGGCACAGACCATCACCCAGCGAGAGGCTCAGATACTACAGCTGCTGGCCGAGAACAAGAATAATGTGGTTCGTAGAGAAGCAATTCTGAGTAGATTCTGGAATACTGAAGATGATTACTTTGCAAGTCGTTCGCTCGATGTATTCGTCAATAAACTCAGAAAAGTATTGGCCGATGAGCCAAAGATTACGTTGAAAACAGTCAGAGGCATCGGACTCCAACTATTAGTTAACGCATAA
- a CDS encoding GNAT family N-acetyltransferase — MEQEIIQPIAKEVLKSELTPDRQLRMTNKSHNEIYIITAHNAPNVMKEIGRLREIAFREAGGGTGKSMDIDEFDTCDNCYKQLIVWNPEAEEIIGGYRYLLGTDWEYDEKGQPILATSHMFHFSDRFIKDYAPWTIELGRSFVSLPYQSSRMGAKSLFALDNLWDGLGALTVIKPNVKYFFGKMTMYPSYIRKGRDMILYFLKKHFDDKDKLIIPMKPLELETDPKELESLFGGTSFKDDYRVLNGEIRKLGYNIPPLVNAYMSLSPTMKLFGTAINYGFGDVEETGILIAVDEILEEKRVRHIDSFIKEHPEALKITSGANQVIYKEK; from the coding sequence ATGGAACAGGAAATTATCCAACCAATTGCTAAAGAGGTTCTCAAGAGTGAACTCACTCCCGACCGTCAGCTGCGTATGACGAACAAGAGCCACAATGAGATTTATATCATTACGGCTCACAATGCACCCAACGTGATGAAAGAAATCGGACGTTTACGTGAGATTGCTTTCCGCGAAGCTGGTGGCGGTACAGGCAAGTCGATGGATATCGATGAATTCGATACTTGTGACAACTGTTACAAGCAGCTGATTGTTTGGAACCCTGAGGCAGAGGAGATTATCGGTGGCTACCGTTATCTGCTTGGTACCGATTGGGAATACGATGAAAAGGGGCAGCCCATTCTGGCTACCAGTCATATGTTCCACTTCTCCGATCGCTTTATTAAGGATTACGCCCCTTGGACCATCGAACTCGGTCGTTCATTCGTCTCTCTTCCTTATCAGAGTTCACGCATGGGTGCCAAGAGCTTGTTTGCACTCGATAACCTGTGGGATGGACTTGGTGCCCTGACGGTGATTAAGCCTAACGTGAAATATTTCTTTGGAAAAATGACCATGTATCCATCATATATCCGCAAAGGCCGCGATATGATTCTCTACTTCCTGAAGAAGCATTTCGACGATAAGGATAAGCTGATTATACCGATGAAACCGCTGGAATTGGAAACCGATCCCAAGGAATTGGAGTCGTTGTTTGGTGGTACATCGTTCAAGGACGACTATCGCGTGCTGAATGGCGAAATCCGTAAGTTGGGCTATAACATCCCACCATTGGTTAATGCGTATATGAGTCTGTCGCCAACCATGAAGTTGTTTGGTACTGCTATCAACTATGGCTTTGGTGATGTGGAGGAAACTGGTATCCTGATTGCTGTTGATGAAATTCTTGAAGAGAAGCGTGTGCGTCATATCGACTCGTTTATCAAGGAACATCCTGAGGCTCTGAAGATTACCAGCGGCGCCAATCAGGTAATTTATAAGGAAAAGTAA
- a CDS encoding glycerol acyltransferase translates to MTTVTERTIDIEKILKGKMGAKAKFVPGFLVSWLKKIAHQDQVNAFLWESRDKVGVEWLEECVKYLDMTLNIVGKENLPDPNDGKLYTFVSNHPLGGEDGVALGAIIGRFYEGRFRYLVNDLLMNLPGLAPLCIPINKTGNQSRNFPAMVEAGFQSDHHMLMFPAGICSRKKNGVIQDLPWKKTFISKSVEYQRDVVPIHFSGENSKFFYRLANFSDKHLPFNLAMLFLVDEMYKNVHKSFEVKIGKPIPWQTFDKSKSPMEWAEFVKDQVYKL, encoded by the coding sequence ATGACAACCGTAACAGAGCGTACGATAGACATTGAAAAAATCCTGAAAGGGAAGATGGGCGCAAAGGCTAAGTTTGTGCCCGGTTTCTTGGTTAGTTGGCTAAAGAAGATAGCCCACCAGGACCAGGTAAACGCTTTTCTTTGGGAGAGTCGAGATAAAGTTGGCGTTGAATGGTTGGAGGAATGTGTGAAATACCTCGACATGACGCTGAACATCGTTGGTAAGGAGAATCTGCCTGATCCTAACGATGGCAAATTATACACTTTTGTAAGTAATCACCCGTTGGGTGGTGAGGATGGTGTGGCACTGGGTGCTATCATCGGCCGTTTCTATGAGGGACGATTCCGTTATCTGGTTAACGACCTGCTGATGAACCTGCCTGGTTTGGCGCCGTTGTGCATCCCCATCAATAAAACAGGTAACCAGAGTCGTAACTTCCCAGCGATGGTCGAGGCTGGTTTCCAGAGTGATCACCATATGCTGATGTTCCCTGCTGGCATCTGTTCGCGAAAAAAGAACGGTGTGATTCAGGATCTTCCCTGGAAAAAGACCTTTATCTCGAAGAGTGTGGAATATCAGCGTGATGTGGTGCCCATCCATTTCAGCGGCGAGAACAGTAAGTTCTTCTATCGCTTAGCAAACTTCAGCGACAAGCACCTGCCCTTTAACTTGGCTATGCTGTTTTTGGTCGATGAAATGTACAAAAACGTGCACAAATCTTTCGAAGTAAAGATTGGTAAGCCAATTCCCTGGCAGACATTCGATAAGTCGAAATCACCGATGGAATGGGCAGAATTTGTAAAAGATCAAGTCTATAAACTATAA
- the mraZ gene encoding division/cell wall cluster transcriptional repressor MraZ codes for MRFIGNIEAKIDAKGRAFLPAVFRKVLQASGEENLVLRKDVFQNCLVLYPESVWNERLDLLKSQLHPWKHTHQQMFRQFVSEAEVVTLDGNGRFLISKRLLKVAEIDQDIQFIGMDNTIEMWAPERLKQTLKTEEEFGIEFENIMNNCEAL; via the coding sequence ATGCGTTTTATAGGTAATATAGAGGCTAAGATCGACGCTAAGGGAAGAGCTTTCCTGCCAGCTGTTTTCCGCAAGGTGCTACAGGCATCTGGCGAGGAAAACCTGGTACTCAGAAAGGACGTCTTCCAGAATTGCTTGGTGCTCTATCCTGAAAGCGTATGGAACGAGCGCCTCGACCTTTTGAAGTCGCAACTTCACCCATGGAAGCACACCCACCAGCAGATGTTCCGACAGTTTGTATCGGAGGCAGAAGTTGTAACGCTTGATGGCAATGGCCGATTCCTCATCTCAAAGCGCCTGCTGAAGGTTGCCGAGATTGATCAGGACATCCAGTTCATCGGCATGGACAACACCATCGAGATGTGGGCACCAGAGCGACTGAAGCAGACGCTGAAGACCGAAGAAGAATTTGGAATTGAATTTGAGAACATTATGAATAACTGTGAGGCTTTATGA